A stretch of the Tannerella serpentiformis genome encodes the following:
- a CDS encoding uroporphyrinogen decarboxylase family protein, with protein sequence MSKTTTHLLRAALLAAAATALLALRAGAQTPTDYNKRELMLQTLDQSRPNDYVPVFFNIHFKEHEGLDAVRAHVDWFRRTHVDFVNVKYEYFPPSHAVRTPADWKRIRPFSPEVWEEQLLVIRELKRELGSEALIIPTVFSPLRVLIQAAGVPLSSDKAGRAAMVELIRRDPEAIRPALEAVTQSLVHYIREARRAGADGFYISSQGDDLEEFAGDIFRRILKPYDRQLADVAAEVAPFNILHICESGGHITPATFDDYLDYPGSIINPPMHNFKDSTLTLRQISERFRRPVLGGMQRWGALYKGTLEEAKAEVDAILREAPANFIFGADDSLPNDSDPEKVRRLVDYIHTWRLTHKASAAQ encoded by the coding sequence ATGAGCAAGACAACTACCCACCTCCTCCGGGCGGCCCTCCTTGCGGCCGCCGCCACCGCCCTCTTGGCCCTACGCGCCGGGGCACAGACCCCCACGGACTACAACAAGCGCGAGCTGATGCTCCAGACGCTCGATCAAAGCAGGCCGAACGACTACGTTCCCGTCTTCTTCAACATCCACTTCAAGGAGCACGAAGGCCTCGACGCCGTCCGGGCCCACGTGGACTGGTTCCGCCGCACCCATGTGGACTTCGTGAACGTCAAATACGAATACTTCCCCCCCTCGCATGCCGTCCGTACGCCGGCCGACTGGAAGCGCATCCGGCCCTTCAGCCCCGAGGTGTGGGAAGAACAGCTGCTCGTCATCCGCGAGCTGAAGCGCGAGCTGGGCAGCGAGGCGCTGATCATCCCCACCGTCTTCTCTCCGCTGCGCGTGCTGATCCAGGCGGCCGGTGTCCCCCTCTCGAGCGATAAGGCGGGGCGCGCGGCTATGGTCGAGCTGATCCGCCGCGATCCCGAGGCCATCCGTCCGGCTCTGGAGGCCGTCACCCAGAGCCTTGTGCACTACATCCGCGAGGCCCGACGCGCCGGAGCCGATGGCTTCTACATCTCCAGCCAAGGCGACGATCTGGAGGAGTTCGCAGGCGACATCTTCCGTCGCATTCTCAAGCCCTACGACCGCCAATTGGCCGACGTAGCCGCTGAGGTGGCCCCTTTCAACATCCTCCACATCTGCGAATCGGGCGGCCATATCACCCCCGCCACCTTCGACGATTACCTCGACTATCCCGGCAGCATCATCAATCCCCCGATGCACAACTTCAAGGACAGCACCCTCACCCTTCGGCAGATCTCGGAGCGTTTCCGTCGCCCCGTCCTCGGCGGCATGCAGCGTTGGGGCGCCCTGTACAAAGGCACGCTGGAGGAGGCCAAGGCCGAAGTGGACGCCATCCTGCGTGAGGCGCCCGCCAACTTCATCTTCGGCGCCGACGACTCCCTGCCCAACGATTCCGACCCCGAGAAGGTGCGCCGCCTCGTGGACTACATCCACACCTGGCGACTGACCCACAAGGCGTCCGCGGCCCAATAA
- a CDS encoding RagB/SusD family nutrient uptake outer membrane protein has product MNKKTTLYLLAAALSAPLLSACTDLDQTPLSSIEKNDFYQTEADLQAALYGVYQILSDNDLAGEMYGIYNTEMIFFNDLQSEYARRGTANSPDIAEIGNFAITPTNTFVVSTWLVHYTGINRANVLIDKAEANTAISDRVRAAIVGQAKFLRALYYFDLVRYYGDVPLVLHDGEGEGQPRTATDKVYEQIVADLKAAEGIPAGYSSLPSVASAGAATALLAKVHLVWAQSDTEYSQAHQRELFGQAVAYASKVEGKYKLLDRYCDNWSVDKKLGNAELIFTVEHKFGINRNVIGRCVLSTGFTNDKQPVIAALDNSLYDLFDANDQRREASVTKRLYDPFTGHWFDFDRIRFRKYIDTIEMAKYSAPYISGQNTSSSVLRYAEVLLIKAEAENELNGPTETAYKAINEVRRRAFYDSYAQIQRAPADGSKTELAGLSQEAFRQAVRTEQLKEFIMEGTRWFDLKRWHILVKTIREKVPATDLKHQNISPKHYFLPIPSEQIALNPALKQNWGYDGQTSGDPYTAKGWE; this is encoded by the coding sequence CAGCTCGATTGAAAAGAACGACTTCTATCAGACCGAGGCCGACCTGCAAGCCGCCCTCTACGGCGTCTATCAGATCCTCTCGGACAACGATCTGGCCGGCGAGATGTACGGCATCTACAACACCGAGATGATCTTCTTCAACGATCTGCAAAGCGAATATGCCCGCCGCGGCACCGCCAACAGCCCGGACATCGCCGAGATCGGCAACTTCGCCATCACGCCTACCAACACCTTCGTCGTCTCCACCTGGTTGGTGCACTACACGGGCATCAATCGCGCCAACGTACTCATCGATAAAGCCGAGGCCAACACGGCCATCTCGGATCGTGTCCGCGCCGCCATCGTGGGGCAGGCCAAGTTCCTCCGGGCGCTGTATTACTTCGACTTGGTGCGCTATTACGGCGACGTGCCGCTCGTGCTTCACGACGGCGAGGGGGAGGGCCAGCCCCGCACAGCAACAGACAAAGTCTATGAGCAGATCGTGGCCGACCTGAAGGCCGCCGAGGGCATCCCCGCAGGCTATTCGTCGCTGCCGAGCGTAGCGTCAGCAGGTGCCGCAACGGCCTTGCTGGCTAAGGTGCACCTGGTCTGGGCGCAGAGCGATACGGAGTATTCCCAGGCTCACCAGCGGGAGCTCTTCGGTCAGGCCGTAGCGTATGCCTCGAAGGTGGAGGGGAAATACAAGCTGCTGGATCGCTATTGCGACAACTGGTCGGTGGATAAGAAGCTGGGCAACGCCGAACTGATCTTCACCGTGGAGCATAAGTTCGGCATCAACCGCAACGTCATCGGTCGCTGTGTGCTCTCCACCGGCTTCACGAACGATAAGCAGCCCGTCATCGCCGCGCTCGACAACTCGCTCTACGACCTTTTCGACGCCAACGATCAGCGCCGCGAGGCCTCCGTCACCAAGCGCCTCTACGACCCCTTCACCGGCCACTGGTTCGACTTCGACCGCATCCGCTTCCGCAAATACATCGACACGATAGAGATGGCCAAGTATTCCGCCCCCTACATCTCGGGGCAGAACACCAGCTCCTCCGTCCTGCGCTATGCCGAGGTACTGCTCATCAAGGCCGAGGCCGAGAACGAGCTGAACGGCCCCACCGAGACGGCTTATAAGGCCATCAACGAGGTGCGTCGGCGTGCCTTCTACGACTCTTACGCCCAGATCCAGCGCGCACCCGCCGACGGATCGAAAACGGAGCTTGCGGGCCTCAGCCAAGAAGCCTTCCGACAGGCCGTACGCACGGAGCAGCTCAAGGAATTCATCATGGAGGGTACGCGCTGGTTCGACCTCAAGCGCTGGCATATCCTCGTCAAGACGATCCGAGAGAAGGTGCCGGCCACGGACCTCAAGCACCAGAACATCTCGCCCAAGCATTACTTCCTGCCCATCCCCTCCGAGCAGATCGCCCTCAATCCCGCCCTGAAGCAGAACTGGGGCTACGACGGACAGACCTCCGGCGATCCCTACACGGCCAAAGGCTGGGAATAG